The Streptococcus sanguinis genome contains the following window.
CATTTTTCACAACGAGTATAAGCTTGCGTAGAGAACTTAGCTGGGCGTTTGTTCTTAGCAATCATTGATTTTTTAGCCATTTGTTTTACCTCCTATATTATTTTGCAAAAGGCATTCCAAGGCCTGTAAGCAATTCGCGTGACTCTTCGTCAGTGTTAGCAGTTGTTACGATAACGATGTCAAGACCACGAGTCTTATCAACGTCATCAAAGTTGATTTCTGGGAAGATCAATTGTTCTTTCACACCAAGTGTGTAGTTTCCGCGTCCATCAAAAGATTTTGTTGGAACACCGTGGAAGTCACGAACACGTGGAAGAGAAACTGAAACCAATTTATCCAAGAATTCATACATACGTTCGCCACGAAGGGTTACTTTAGCACCGATCGCTACACCTTCACGAAGACGGAAGCCGGCGATTGATTTTTTAGCTTTAGTGATAAGTGGTTTTTGACCTGAGATAAGAGCCAATTCTTCAGCAGCTTTTTCAAGGTTTTTAGCGTTTGATACAGCGTCACCGACACCCATGTTCAAAACGATTTTATCCACTTTTGGCACAGCCATAACAGATGAGTAGTTGAACTTTTCAGTCAAAGCAGGAACTACTTCTTTAAGATATTTTTCTTTTAAACGATTTGCCATTATACTTCTCCTTTCCTTCGTGATTAGTCAAGCACTTCGCCTGATTTTTTATTGTAACGAACTTTTTTGCCGTCTACAAACTTGTAGCCAACACGTCCTGCAACACCATTTTTGTCAAGTACTTGAACGTTTGACACATGGATTGGTGCTTCTTTTTCCACGATAGCACCTTGAGGGTTTTCGTTATTTGGCTTTTGGTGTTTCTTAACGATGTTTACACCTTCAACAACAACTTTGTTTACTTTGGGAAGAGCTGTAACAACAAGTGCTTCAACACCCTTGTCTTTACCAGCAATTACGCGAACTTTGTCGCCTTTTTTTACAAACATTTATTTCTCCTCTTAATTCTTACGCCCCTAGGGGCACCCTGACTTTTGCCAGGGGACTGTGTTTGTTAATTATGATTAAAGTACTTCTGGAGCCAATGATACGATCTTCATGAAGCCGCCGTCACGCAATTCACGAGCAACTGGGCCGAAGATACGAGTTCCGCGAGGAGTTTTGTCTTCACGGATGATGACTGCAGCGTTTTCGTCAAATTTGATGTATGAGCCATCTTTACGACGAGCACCTGATTTAGTACGAACGATAACAGCTTTTACAACGTCACCTTTCTTAACCGCACCACCAGGAGTAGCTTGTTTTACAGACGCAACGATTACATCACCGATGTTAGCGAACTTACGTCCTGAGCCACCAAGAACTTTGATTGTCAAGATTTCGCGAGCGCCGCTGTTGTCGGCAACTTTCAAACGAGTTTCTGTTTGAATCATTTAAGTTTTCTCCTTTCTGGTTTGATTAGATGATAACCGCTTCTTCAACGACTTCTACAAGACGGAAGCGTTTTGTAGCTGAAAGCGGACGAGTTTCCATGATACGAACGATATCGCCTTCTTTGGCAACATTGTTTTCGTCATGTGCTTTGTACTTCTTAGAGTAGTTAATACGTTTACCATAGACTGGGTGGTTACGTTTAGTTTCAACTACAACTGTGATTGTTTTGTCCATTTTGTCAGAAACAACGCGTCCGACAAGAACTTTACGATTATTGCGTTCCATTGAAATTCTCCTTCCCTAGTCTATTATTTAACTTCTGATTGAATAGTTTTGATACGAGCGATTTGTTTCTTCACTTCTTTCAAACGAGCTGTCTGCTCCAATTGGCCAGCAGCTGCTTGGAAACGAAGATCAAACAATTCTTTCTTCAATTCATTTTCACGCTTCGCGAGTTCTTCTTGAGAAAGACCACGAAGTTCTTTAACAAATTCTTTTACTTCATTAAGTTTCATGCCTTCTCCTTATTCTGCTTCACGTTTTACGAATTTACATTTAACTGGAAGTTTGTGGCTTGCAAGGCGAAGTGCTTCGCGAGCGATTTCTTCTGAAACACCAGCAACTTCAAACATTACTTTGCCACGCTTAACTGGTGCAACCCATCCTTCTGGAGCACCTTTACCAGATCCCATCCGTACACCGATAGCTTTTGCAGTGTATGATTTGTGTGGGAAGATTTTAATCCAAACTTTACCACCACGTTTCATGTAACGAGTCATAGCGATACGGGCAGCTTCGATTTGGCGGTTAGTAATCCAGTGGCTAGTAGTTGCTTGAAGACCGTATTCTCCAAATGCTACTTCTTTTCCGCCTTTAGCTTCACCGCGCATTTTTCCACGGAATTCGCGACGGTGTTTAACACGTTTAGGTACTAACATTGGTTATTTACCTCCTTTAGTGTTTTTACGAGCTGGAAGGACTTCTCCACGGTAGATCCAGACTTTAACACCCAGTTTACCGTAAGTAGTATCAGCTTCTTCCCAAGCGTAATCAATATCCGCACGAAGTGTGTGAAGCGGAACAGTTCCCTCAGAGTAACCTTCGCTGCGGGCAATATCTGCACCATTCAAACGACCTGATACTTGAGTTTTGATTCCTTTAGCTCCTGCACGCATTGTGCGTTGGATAGCTTGTTTTTGAGCACGACGGAAAGCTACACGCTGTTCAAGCTGGCGAGCAATTCCTTCACCAACCAGATGCGCATCCAAGTCAGGACGCTTGATTTCGATGATGTTGATGTGGACTTGTTTTCCAGTCAATTTGTTGAGTTTTGCACGGAGTGCATCAACGTTTGCTCCGCCTTTACCGATAACCATACCTGGTTTAGCAGTGTGAAGAGAAACGTTTACTTTGTTTACTGCGCGTTCAATTTCAATAGTTGAAATCGCTGCGTCAGCCAATTCTTTTTGAACGAATTTACGGATTGCAAGATCTTCATGAAGGTAATCCGCGTATTCTTTTTCAGCATACCATTTGGCATCCCAATCACGGATGATGCCGACACGCATACCAATTGGATGTACTTTTTGACCCACGATGTTACCTCCTTATTTTTCTGCAACGACCACAGTGATGTGGCTTGTGCGTTTGTTGATTGGTGAAGCTGAACCTTTAGCGCGCGGACGGAAACGTTTCATAGTTGGTCCTTCGTTTGCGAAAGCTTCAGATACTACCAAGTTTGCTTTTTCCAAACCAAAGTTGTTTTCAGCATTAGCGATTGCAGAGTTCAAAACTTTTTCGATAATGCCAGCAGCTTTGTTTGGAGTGAATTTCAAGATTGCGATTGCGTCAGCGACGTTTTTACCACGAATATTGTCAAGAACCAGACGAGATTTACGAGGTGAAACACGCACTGTACGAGCCATTGCTTTAGCTGAAGTAATTTCTGCCATTTATGTTCTCCTTATTTTCTACGTGTTTTCTTGTCGTCTGCAGCGTGACCCTTGTAAGTACGAGTTGGCGCAAATTCACCAAGCTTGTGACCTACCATGTCTTCCTGGATGTAAACAGGCACGTGTTTACGTCCGTCATAAACTGCAATTGTGTAACCAATGAAACTTGGGAAGATCGTTGAACGACGTGACCAAGTTTTGATGACTTTTTTCTTTTCGTCGTTAGCTTGAGCTTCAACTTTCTTCATCAGATGCTCATCGACGAAAGGTCCTTTTTTAAGACTGCGTCCCATTTTATATTTTCTCCTTTAAATAAGTACCACAGCGGCCTGCGCTGACTAAGCAGCGCTACCGAGCTGGCGGATAGATTGTTTTAAATTATTTCTCGTTGCGACGACGAACGATAAGTTTGTCAGATTTCGCTTTTTTGTTACGAGTTTTAAGTCCAAGAGCAGGTTTGCCCCATGGAGTAGATGGCGCTTTACGACCAACTGGTGCTTTACCTTCACCACCACCGTGTGGGTGATCGTTAGGGTTCATTACAGAACCGCGAACTGTTGGACGGATACCTTTCCAACGGCTACGTCCTGCTTTACCAAGGTTTACAAGTCCATGTTGTTCGTTTCCGACAACACCAACTGTAGCGCGACAAGTACCAAGAATCATACGAACTTCGCCTGATTGAAGACGAACAAGAGTGTACTTACCTTCTTGACCCAATACTTGAGCAGAAGCTCCAGCAGCACGAACCAATTCTCCACCGCGGCCTGGCTTCAACTCAATGTTGTGAACCAAAGTACCAACCGGGATGTTAGCAAGCGGAAGGGCGTTTCCGACTTTGATATCTGCTTCAGGACCTGAAACGATGCGTTGACCAACTTCAAGACCTTTAGGAGCGATGATATAAGCCTTCACACCGTCAGTGTAGTGAACCAAAGCGATGTTTGCTGAACGATTTGGATCATACTCGATTGTTTTTACAACTGCTTCAACAGCGTCTTTGTTACGCTTGAAGTCAATCAAACGGTAGTGGCGCTTGTGGCCGCCACCTTGGTGACGAACAGTGATGCGACCGTTGTTATTACGACCAGCCTTGCTCTTCAAAGAAACAAGCAAAGATTTTTCTGGAGTGCTGGTAGTGATTTCAGCGAAATCCAAAGAAGTCATATTACGGCGACCGTTTGTTGTTGGTTTATAAACACGAATTCCCACGATATTTCCTCCTTAGATTATTCTTCTTCTGCACCGAACAACTCGATTGCTTTAGAATCAGCTGTCAGTGTTACGATAGCTTTTTTAGTTTTGTTTGTAAAACCAGTGTAGCGTCCAACGCGTTTTGCTTTTGGTTTTACATTGATAGTGTTAACGTTAGCAACTTTAACTCCTTCAAAAGCAGCTTCAACAGCTTGCTTGATCAAGAGTTTGTGAGCGCGAGTGTCCACTTCAAATACGTATTTGCCTGCTTCGTACTGAGCCATTGAGCCTTCAGTGATAACAGGTTTTTTGATTACGTCGTACAAATTCATTATGCAAGAACCTCCTCAATTTTAGAGATAGCTGCTTGAGTAACAAGAAGTTTGTCGCTGTTTACGATGTCCAGAACGCTTGCTGTTGTTGCAGTTGCAACTTTAACATTTGGAAGGTTACGTGCTGAAAGTGCAGCGAATTCGTTTCCTTCTTCAAGAATAACAAGTACTTTTGTGTCGATACTTAGCGCAGCAAGCACTTTTGCAAACTCAGCAGTTTTTGGAGCTGTAAATGAAAGGCTGTCTACAGCTACGAATTTGTTTTCAGCAACTTTTTCAGAGTAAACTGATTTCAATGCCAATCTACGAACTTTACGTGGAAGTTTGTAAGCATATGAACGAGGAGTTGGACCGAATACGATACCACCACCACGCCATTGTGGAGAGCGGATAGAACCTTGACGAGCACGTCCAGTTCCTTTTTGACGCCATGGTTTGCGTCCGCCGCCTGATACTGCAGAACGGTTTTTAACAGCGTGAGTTCCTTGACGAAGGCTAGCGCGTTGGCTGATGATAACATCAAAGACAACTGATTCATTTGGTTCAATACCAAAGACCGCATCGTTCAGAACTACTTCACCAGCTTCTTTACCAGTTTGGTCAAATAATTTTACGTTTGCCATTGTGACTGATTTCCCCTTTCTTTATTATTTACCAGCTTTAACTGCTGACTTGATAGTGATAAGAGATTTCTTAGCACCTGGTACGTTACCTTTAATCAGGATAACGTTCTTCTCTGGAACAACCTGTACGACTTCAAGGTTTTGAATCGTCACACGGTTGCCACCCATACGTCCAGCCAAGCGTTTGTTTTTGAAAACGCGGTTTGGCGCAACCGGTCCCATTGAACCAGGACGACGATGGTAACGTGAACCGTGAGCCATTGGACCACGAGATTGGCCGTGGCGTTTGATAACACCTTGGAAACCTTTACCTTTTGAAGTTCCTGTTACATCAACAACATCACCAGCTTCGAATGTATCGACAGTGATTTCTGCTCCTACTTCCAAGCCTTCAATGTTTTTGAATTCACGAATGAAGCGCTTAGGAGCTGTGTTAGCTTTCGCTACATGGCCTTTGGCAGGTTTGTTGCTCAATACGTCACGAAGGTCATCAAAACCAACTTGAACTGCGTTGTAACCATCTGTTTCAACTGTTTTAACTTGAAGAACAACGTTTGGAGCTGCTTCAACAACAGTTACAGGGATTAATTCGCCAGCTTCAGTGAAGATTTGAGTCATTCCCACTTTTTTCCCTAAGATTCCTTTTGTCATGAGAAAATGTTTCCTTTTCTATAATTTTTTTCAAAAAGTTTTTAACGAGCGTTTTTCATGCTCTGGTTTAGATCAAGCTTTAGATTAAAGTTTAATCTCTACGTTCACACCACTTGGAAGATCTAATTTCATCAAAGCGTCAACTGTTTTTTGAGTTGGGTTAATGATATCGATCAAGCGTTTGTGAGTACGCATTTCAAATTGTTCGCGAGAGTCTTTGTATTTGTGAGTCGCACGAATGATTGTGTAGAGACTGCGCTCAGTTGGAAGTGGGATTGGACCCGCAACTTCAGCACCAGTACGAGTAGCAGTTTCTACGATTTTTGCAGCCGCTGTATCAAGTGTACGATGTTCGTAAGCTTTCAAACGGATGCGGATTTTTTTGTTTGCCATCTTTTTCTCCTTTTCGTCTATTTAAGATAATAGGCTAGCTCCACAAGAAAACCGACAGGTGATTGCGTGGCAATGCAACCGAGCGTGTCGCAACCTCTTGCATCAAAGCTACACACTGTATTTTTACAGCACCATAGTATCTTAACACAAAGAACCAGTCATTGCAAGGGATTTGAGTAATTTTTTAAAGATTTTTAGGATAATTTTTTATGAAAGTGTTTTCTAAACAATTTATAAGCCTTGTAAGTCATTATCTAGAAGAAAATTTAGACTTTTTCACCTATTTATTCGAGTTTGTATTCAGAAAATACAAAATCTCACTGACGCACATCAGTGAGATTAAAAATGAAAATTTACTCTTGGCTACTTTGTTTTATAACAAGGGACTGTCCTTTTCGATGCGAAAGCTGTTGCCCGACTGGCAGATGACAAGATCAGCAGCTGCTAGATAGGGTTGATAAAAGTGCCTATATTGCTCTCGCCGAGCCAGATGCGTCTGCTCTATCCACTCTGGCCTGCGCTCTCGCACAGCCACATCCCGAGCCAAGCGGCGCTCTAACTCAGTCTGATCATCCGTGTAAAAACAAATCGACAAATCAAACAAGCTTTCAGGCAAAAAGGCAGCCGACATACCTTCTACTATTAAAATCGGCTTTCGGGCTGATAAACGCAAGCTAGGCGACCAAGCTGTGCCAATGGTCAGAATATCCAGACCAGACTGCAAGGCACAAATATCTCGCTCCAGACTGCTTAGTTCATGAACGGCTGGGAGGCAGGCTGTGACTTTTTGATGCGGAAAATCTTTAGAACTGAGCAAATCTCGATACTCTCCAGTAATTACATAAGGATCTGTTTCCAGCAGATTGGCTCGTTCCTCACCCAAGGCTAACTGGAGTCTTCGAGCAAAAGTTGACTTGCCTGAAGCACCATGACCATAAATAAGTATAGTATGTTTTTGGTCATCTGACAGATACGCTGTCAATCTTTTCAGCAATTTCTCTTCATCAGACATAGCTTCCCCTTTCAATGGAGCTTCTTAGAAATTTCGACTGGATTTATTGTAGCCGTAGCGCTCAATAAAGTCTTCACGGAATTCCAGCAAGTTGTCATCCATAATAGCTTGGCGAACCTTCTTCATAAGGTTTACCAAGAAGTAGAGGTTGTGATAACTGGTCAGGCGAATCCCAAAGGTTTCATCCGCTTTAAGCAAGTGGCGGATATAGGCCCTCGTGTAGTTGCTACAAGTGTAGCAGTCACAGTTGTGGTCCAAAGGCGTGAAATCTTCCTCAAACTGAGCATTTTTAACCACCAGACGTCCTTCGCTGGTCATACAGGTGCCGTTTCGGGCAATGCGAGTCGGCAGAACGCAGTCAAACATATCCACACCACGGATAACACCATCAATCAAGCTATCTGGCGCTCCTACTCCCATAAGATAGCGGGGCTTGTTTTCAGGCAGCATTGGCGTTGTGAAGTCCAGCACTGCATTCATCTCCTCATGAGACTCTCCGACAGCTAGTCCTCCGATTGAGTAGCCCGGGAAATCCATGCTGACCAAGTCTTGAGCAGACTGGCGGCGTAAATCTTCAAAGCCAGCACCCTGAACAATGCCAAAGAGACCCTGGTCGTGCGGGCGGCTGTGAGCTTTCAGTCCACGTTCCGCCCAACGGCTAGTCCGCTCAATAGACTTCTTGACATAGTCATAAGGTTGGTAGAACTGCGGACACTCATCAAAGGACATCATGATGTCACTGCCTAGATTGTTCTGGATGGAGATAGCCTTTTCTGGCGACAGGAACATTTTGGAACCATTGAGGTGGTTCTTGAAAGTTACCCCTTCTTCTGTGATATTGCGGCTGTCAGCTAGAGAATAAACCTGGAAACCGCCGCTATCGGTCAGAATAGGCTGGTCCCAGTTCATGAACTTGTGTAGGCCACCTGCACGGGCAATCAGCTCATCACCCGGCCGTAGCCAAAGGTGATAAGTATTGGACAAGATGATACCAGAACCCATTTGCTTGAGCTCTTCTGGTGACTGGGTCTTAACCGTCGCCTGGGTCCCAACTGGCATAAACATAGGCGTTGGAAAAGTTCCGTGAGGCGTGATAATCTCTCCCAAGCGAGCACCTGTGTGCTTTTCTTTTTTAATCAAACGATACTGAATCGGTGATGTTGACATGTTTCCTCCTGCTGGGAAAAACAGTCCCAGCGATTTTTCTTCTATATAATGAGCAGCAAGGGCTCACAAGATACCGTATGATTTTACCAAAAAAACTTCTATCTGTCACGGGGTATGATATAATGTAACAGACAAATCCAAATGGAGGAATTATGAATCTAAGTAATATCAGAGCTCAGGCTCGTGCCATCCGAAGCCAAACGAATGGGATTTTTCTTTTGTTTGCAGCTCCGACTCTTGCCGGCATCCTAAACATCTTGCTTTCCCTTATTGGGAATCTAAGAGACTCCGTTTCTGACCTGACCTTCAGCCAGTTCATATATTTTCTGATTAGCCAAACTCTTTTCCCGACGACCATTCAGTTTATCACGACTCTCCTGCTGCTTTCTGCCAGCTATACCATGATAACCGTCATCCGCAAGAACAAGAACGAGGTCCGCTTTTCAGATATTGGGCATCTGTTTACGAGCAAGAACTTCACGCCTGTTTTTAAAACCGTTTTGCTCAAGCAACTCTTGCTTTTCCTTTGGAATCTTCCTATATTTTGCGGGAGTCTTCTGTCCGTCTTCAATGCTTATAAGATTCTCAATATTTCGGAAAAACTTCCTGCCCATACTGTGCTGACTGCTCAAAGCGAGGCAGGACAGCAGATTCTTCAATACACCCCTGGTATGTTACTGGGAACCCTCTTGATATTCCTTGGTCTGGGAATCGCTGTTCCTCAGTACTACGCCTATTCTCAAGCAGAGCTGATCCTATATGACCAGCTTGAGACTGACACCTACCAGGGAGCTTTCTCTACTATCCGTCAAAGTCGGAAGCTAATGAAGGGCTACAAAGGAAAGCTATTTATGCTGGATCTGAGCTTTATCGGCTGGAATTTACTGGCCAAAATGACTTATGGCATATTGAATATTATGGTTCTCCCTTATACAGCGACTGCTTACATTCTCTTCTACGAAGAGTTGAAAAAAGAAAAAACTATTCTAAACGAAAACAACCCGCAAGCACTGGGCTCCTTGTCCTAAGCTTGTGAGTTGTTTTTTTATTTACTATTATATTCTGTCTTGTCCAGGGCAGAGCAGATTTTGTCAAATGCTGTCTCTAGCGAATCCTCATCTGTGAAAAAGGATTCCTCTTCCCAGCCTAAGAAGTCTCGTTCTTTACCCCAGCGCTTCATGTCGGCTGGGCTAAATTCTTCTTGCTTCGCTCTAGTCTGATGGCGGCGGACTGTTTCTTCAAAGGATAGGTCATAGTAGTAAGCAAAGACCTGCGGAGCGAAGAGCTTTTTCAACTGCTCTAGCATCTGTCCGTAAATATCTGTCTCATAAAACCCTTCTACCAGAACCAGCAAATCACGTTCGTAACCGAAGCGTGCCAATGTTTCCGTCAGGTCAATAGATAAATTTCCCGGCTCAACTTTTTCCTTGAGCATATCCCGTCTAACCGTATCCTGTGATATCAGGAGAGTTCCTCGGCCGTAGTGAGTCTGCAGTTTCCTGGTCAGGCTAGACTTGCCAGAGCCGGAATTGCCACGAATGATGACTAACTTGGCCATCTTATTCGCCCAGAATCAAGCGGCTATGCTCGCGTTTAATGCAGCGATCCATGACAATGTCATCCCGACCGGCTGCCCGCAAAATCTGCTCAGCCTCCTCACTCTCCAAGCCCAACTGAGCCCAGAAAATCTTGGCATCCGACTGCAGAAAATCCAGTGCCACATCCGGCAAAAACTCACTGCGACGGTATACATCAACAATATCCACCGGAAAAGGAATGTCTTTGAGACTGGCATAAACAGTCTCTCCAAAAATCTGACTGCCCGCTGCCCGCGGATTGACTGGGATAATGCGATAGCCCCGCTCCTGCATCTCCTTGGACACACGGTTGCTTGTCGTTTCTTCGCGGTCAGACAGGCCAACAACAGCAATCACCTTGCTGTTTTTCAAATAATGCTTGACGATGGCATCGCT
Protein-coding sequences here:
- the rplE gene encoding 50S ribosomal protein L5, with protein sequence MANRLKEKYLKEVVPALTEKFNYSSVMAVPKVDKIVLNMGVGDAVSNAKNLEKAAEELALISGQKPLITKAKKSIAGFRLREGVAIGAKVTLRGERMYEFLDKLVSVSLPRVRDFHGVPTKSFDGRGNYTLGVKEQLIFPEINFDDVDKTRGLDIVIVTTANTDEESRELLTGLGMPFAK
- a CDS encoding 50S ribosomal protein L24 produces the protein MFVKKGDKVRVIAGKDKGVEALVVTALPKVNKVVVEGVNIVKKHQKPNNENPQGAIVEKEAPIHVSNVQVLDKNGVAGRVGYKFVDGKKVRYNKKSGEVLD
- the rplN gene encoding 50S ribosomal protein L14, with product MIQTETRLKVADNSGAREILTIKVLGGSGRKFANIGDVIVASVKQATPGGAVKKGDVVKAVIVRTKSGARRKDGSYIKFDENAAVIIREDKTPRGTRIFGPVARELRDGGFMKIVSLAPEVL
- the rpsQ gene encoding 30S ribosomal protein S17; this translates as MERNNRKVLVGRVVSDKMDKTITVVVETKRNHPVYGKRINYSKKYKAHDENNVAKEGDIVRIMETRPLSATKRFRLVEVVEEAVII
- a CDS encoding 50S ribosomal protein L29 is translated as MKLNEVKEFVKELRGLSQEELAKRENELKKELFDLRFQAAAGQLEQTARLKEVKKQIARIKTIQSEVK
- the rplP gene encoding 50S ribosomal protein L16 gives rise to the protein MLVPKRVKHRREFRGKMRGEAKGGKEVAFGEYGLQATTSHWITNRQIEAARIAMTRYMKRGGKVWIKIFPHKSYTAKAIGVRMGSGKGAPEGWVAPVKRGKVMFEVAGVSEEIAREALRLASHKLPVKCKFVKREAE
- the rpsC gene encoding 30S ribosomal protein S3 — encoded protein: MGQKVHPIGMRVGIIRDWDAKWYAEKEYADYLHEDLAIRKFVQKELADAAISTIEIERAVNKVNVSLHTAKPGMVIGKGGANVDALRAKLNKLTGKQVHINIIEIKRPDLDAHLVGEGIARQLEQRVAFRRAQKQAIQRTMRAGAKGIKTQVSGRLNGADIARSEGYSEGTVPLHTLRADIDYAWEEADTTYGKLGVKVWIYRGEVLPARKNTKGGK
- a CDS encoding 50S ribosomal protein L22, encoding MAEITSAKAMARTVRVSPRKSRLVLDNIRGKNVADAIAILKFTPNKAAGIIEKVLNSAIANAENNFGLEKANLVVSEAFANEGPTMKRFRPRAKGSASPINKRTSHITVVVAEK
- the rpsS gene encoding 30S ribosomal protein S19, which codes for MGRSLKKGPFVDEHLMKKVEAQANDEKKKVIKTWSRRSTIFPSFIGYTIAVYDGRKHVPVYIQEDMVGHKLGEFAPTRTYKGHAADDKKTRRK
- the rplB gene encoding 50S ribosomal protein L2; translated protein: MGIRVYKPTTNGRRNMTSLDFAEITTSTPEKSLLVSLKSKAGRNNNGRITVRHQGGGHKRHYRLIDFKRNKDAVEAVVKTIEYDPNRSANIALVHYTDGVKAYIIAPKGLEVGQRIVSGPEADIKVGNALPLANIPVGTLVHNIELKPGRGGELVRAAGASAQVLGQEGKYTLVRLQSGEVRMILGTCRATVGVVGNEQHGLVNLGKAGRSRWKGIRPTVRGSVMNPNDHPHGGGEGKAPVGRKAPSTPWGKPALGLKTRNKKAKSDKLIVRRRNEK
- a CDS encoding 50S ribosomal protein L23, whose amino-acid sequence is MNLYDVIKKPVITEGSMAQYEAGKYVFEVDTRAHKLLIKQAVEAAFEGVKVANVNTINVKPKAKRVGRYTGFTNKTKKAIVTLTADSKAIELFGAEEE
- the rplD gene encoding 50S ribosomal protein L4, with the protein product MANVKLFDQTGKEAGEVVLNDAVFGIEPNESVVFDVIISQRASLRQGTHAVKNRSAVSGGGRKPWRQKGTGRARQGSIRSPQWRGGGIVFGPTPRSYAYKLPRKVRRLALKSVYSEKVAENKFVAVDSLSFTAPKTAEFAKVLAALSIDTKVLVILEEGNEFAALSARNLPNVKVATATTASVLDIVNSDKLLVTQAAISKIEEVLA
- a CDS encoding 50S ribosomal protein L3 — translated: MTKGILGKKVGMTQIFTEAGELIPVTVVEAAPNVVLQVKTVETDGYNAVQVGFDDLRDVLSNKPAKGHVAKANTAPKRFIREFKNIEGLEVGAEITVDTFEAGDVVDVTGTSKGKGFQGVIKRHGQSRGPMAHGSRYHRRPGSMGPVAPNRVFKNKRLAGRMGGNRVTIQNLEVVQVVPEKNVILIKGNVPGAKKSLITIKSAVKAGK
- the rpsJ gene encoding 30S ribosomal protein S10, coding for MANKKIRIRLKAYEHRTLDTAAAKIVETATRTGAEVAGPIPLPTERSLYTIIRATHKYKDSREQFEMRTHKRLIDIINPTQKTVDALMKLDLPSGVNVEIKL
- a CDS encoding phosphoribulokinase, with amino-acid sequence MSDEEKLLKRLTAYLSDDQKHTILIYGHGASGKSTFARRLQLALGEERANLLETDPYVITGEYRDLLSSKDFPHQKVTACLPAVHELSSLERDICALQSGLDILTIGTAWSPSLRLSARKPILIVEGMSAAFLPESLFDLSICFYTDDQTELERRLARDVAVRERRPEWIEQTHLARREQYRHFYQPYLAAADLVICQSGNSFRIEKDSPLL
- the tgt gene encoding tRNA guanosine(34) transglycosylase Tgt, coding for MSTSPIQYRLIKKEKHTGARLGEIITPHGTFPTPMFMPVGTQATVKTQSPEELKQMGSGIILSNTYHLWLRPGDELIARAGGLHKFMNWDQPILTDSGGFQVYSLADSRNITEEGVTFKNHLNGSKMFLSPEKAISIQNNLGSDIMMSFDECPQFYQPYDYVKKSIERTSRWAERGLKAHSRPHDQGLFGIVQGAGFEDLRRQSAQDLVSMDFPGYSIGGLAVGESHEEMNAVLDFTTPMLPENKPRYLMGVGAPDSLIDGVIRGVDMFDCVLPTRIARNGTCMTSEGRLVVKNAQFEEDFTPLDHNCDCYTCSNYTRAYIRHLLKADETFGIRLTSYHNLYFLVNLMKKVRQAIMDDNLLEFREDFIERYGYNKSSRNF
- a CDS encoding DUF975 family protein; the protein is MNLSNIRAQARAIRSQTNGIFLLFAAPTLAGILNILLSLIGNLRDSVSDLTFSQFIYFLISQTLFPTTIQFITTLLLLSASYTMITVIRKNKNEVRFSDIGHLFTSKNFTPVFKTVLLKQLLLFLWNLPIFCGSLLSVFNAYKILNISEKLPAHTVLTAQSEAGQQILQYTPGMLLGTLLIFLGLGIAVPQYYAYSQAELILYDQLETDTYQGAFSTIRQSRKLMKGYKGKLFMLDLSFIGWNLLAKMTYGILNIMVLPYTATAYILFYEELKKEKTILNENNPQALGSLS
- a CDS encoding AAA family ATPase, which produces MAKLVIIRGNSGSGKSSLTRKLQTHYGRGTLLISQDTVRRDMLKEKVEPGNLSIDLTETLARFGYERDLLVLVEGFYETDIYGQMLEQLKKLFAPQVFAYYYDLSFEETVRRHQTRAKQEEFSPADMKRWGKERDFLGWEEESFFTDEDSLETAFDKICSALDKTEYNSK
- a CDS encoding CoA-binding protein; translated protein: MTYHFQNPSDAIVKHYLKNSKVIAVVGLSDREETTSNRVSKEMQERGYRIIPVNPRAAGSQIFGETVYASLKDIPFPVDIVDVYRRSEFLPDVALDFLQSDAKIFWAQLGLESEEAEQILRAAGRDDIVMDRCIKREHSRLILGE